One genomic region from Nymphaea colorata isolate Beijing-Zhang1983 chromosome 12, ASM883128v2, whole genome shotgun sequence encodes:
- the LOC116266222 gene encoding uncharacterized protein LOC116266222 isoform X2, translated as MANDGEKREGREEDERFKTFTPIIPRLERLDYLMRRLEEKQKQRQTQQRGSRGERERESSTQSSRAHHQRTLSSAVQEVQQKGSLLDRIASLENRLLQLSVDMEVSSSSSSSSTVHMSGWSSRELGQERRNTACAISPSYRAKKNSGQRKTGTGNPKPKKSHVERETQFSSKNSWQSP; from the exons ATGGCAAACGACGGCGAGAAACGtgaagggagggaggaagatGAGAGGTTCAAGACATTCACTCCAATTATTCCAAGATTGGAACGACTCGATTATCTG ATGAGACGTTTGGAAGAGAAGCAGAAGCAAAGGCAGACGCAGCAGCGAGGCTCGAGAGGCGAGCGGGAGCGGGAAAGCTCGACGCAGAGCTCTCGAGCGCACCACCAAAGGACTCTGTCTTCCGCGGTTCAGGAGGTGCAGCAGAAGGGCTCTCTGTTGGACCGCATCGCCTCGCTGGAGAACCGTCTGCTCCAG TTAAGTGTTGATATGGAAGTAAGCAGTTCGTCTTCTAGCTCCTCAACGGTGCACATGTCAGGGTGGTCGTCCCGTGAACTCGGCCAAGAGAGAAGAAACACTGCCTGTGCCATCAGCCCCTCCTATAGAGCCAAGAAAAACTCCGGCCAACGCAAAACAGGCACAGGTAACCCTAAACCTAAG AAAAGCCATGTCGAGAGAGAAACGCAGTTCAGCTCAAAGAATTCCTGGCAAAGCCCATAG
- the LOC116266222 gene encoding uncharacterized protein LOC116266222 isoform X1, with translation MANDGEKREGREEDERFKTFTPIIPRLERLDYLMRRLEEKQKQRQTQQRGSRGERERESSTQSSRAHHQRTLSSAVQEVQQKGSLLDRIASLENRLLQLSVDMEVSSSSSSSSTVHMSGWSSRELGQERRNTACAISPSYRAKKNSGQRKTGTGNPKPKPCRERNAVQLKEFLAKPIDGDEWRHRRWFSMGC, from the exons ATGGCAAACGACGGCGAGAAACGtgaagggagggaggaagatGAGAGGTTCAAGACATTCACTCCAATTATTCCAAGATTGGAACGACTCGATTATCTG ATGAGACGTTTGGAAGAGAAGCAGAAGCAAAGGCAGACGCAGCAGCGAGGCTCGAGAGGCGAGCGGGAGCGGGAAAGCTCGACGCAGAGCTCTCGAGCGCACCACCAAAGGACTCTGTCTTCCGCGGTTCAGGAGGTGCAGCAGAAGGGCTCTCTGTTGGACCGCATCGCCTCGCTGGAGAACCGTCTGCTCCAG TTAAGTGTTGATATGGAAGTAAGCAGTTCGTCTTCTAGCTCCTCAACGGTGCACATGTCAGGGTGGTCGTCCCGTGAACTCGGCCAAGAGAGAAGAAACACTGCCTGTGCCATCAGCCCCTCCTATAGAGCCAAGAAAAACTCCGGCCAACGCAAAACAGGCACAGGTAACCCTAAACCTAAG CCATGTCGAGAGAGAAACGCAGTTCAGCTCAAAGAATTCCTGGCAAAGCCCATAGACGGTGATGAATGGAGACACAGGAGATGGTTCAGTATGGGCTGCTAA